The window CCAGGGCGTAACCCAGATGTACTTGATGCGGAACAGGTGCCGCAAGATCATCTTTGCCGGCAACAACAGCATCAGCACCAGCAAGGCCTGCATCGTAATGTATTGGAGCAAGGTCATGCGCTCGTACACCTTGCGGGAAAACTCGGTCAGCAGGATCAGCTTATGGCAAGCCCAGCCTGACAAAGCCACATACGCGCCCATGGCGATGCCGCCGAAAATTACCTTGCCTGGCATGCTGGTAATGCCCACCAAATCATGCAAATCGCGGTTCAACTCAAAAACCAGCCGACTGTGATCCCAGGTCATGCCCGGCCAAAACCACATCCAGCCTGGTCCGCGGATAAAGGTCCCGATGATGACCATCAGAACCCACAGGCCGAGGAACCCGAAATTGAATGTCCACAGCGCGAAGCGGCGCTGCTTGTAAGTGTAGTAACCGTTTCCGAGCGGGTTGATGTCGATATAGGGTATCGCCATCAGGCCGATGATGATGACCGTGGGCAGAATCACGCCGGCCATCCACGGATCAAAATAGACCAGCATCTCTTGCAGGCCCAGGAAGTACCACGGTGCCTTGGAAGGGTTCATGGTCAAGCTGGGATTAGCTGGTTCTTCCAGCGGTGCGTTCAGCGTGATCGACCAGATGAATAGAATGATGGTAACGATCAGCGCGGCCAGGAACTCGATGCGCAATAGGAATGGCCAAACGTGAACTTCCTTGGGCCACTCCGGCTTGTAGGGAAACGTCTTGCGGTGATGTGTCTTGGCCATGACCGGATCGGCTTCCAGCTGCTCGATCAGGCGGTCGTTGGCGAACGATTGCCGCAACCCGTACCAGGCGTAAAACGGAACGAGCAGTAGCAGCGATGCAATCGGTACATTGTCCGGGGTGCTAATGATGGTCCAAAGTTGATGCCAATCCATCGTTATCCCCTCCCTTTCACGGTGGATTCATCCAGACGGTCCCAGCGAATTTCTTTCTCCAGCATCACGGGCGAAGGGCCGGAGATGCCGCCGTCTTTACGAACGCGCCAGAAGTGAACCACCAGGAACGTCGATACCACCACGGGAATCGCCACGCAATGCCAGATGTAGGCGCGCAGCAGCGCGTTGGAATCGACGATGGAGCCGCCGAGCAGCGCGAAACGCACGTCGTTGAACGGCGTCATGCCAATTTCAGGTCCCAGAGGGCCTTCTGATCCCAACATTGGTGAAGCGCGCGCCATGTTGGTTCCCACCGTTACGGCCCAGAATCCAAGCTGATCATCAGGCAGCAGATAGCCAGTGAACGAAAGCAACTGCGTCAGGACCAGAAGAATTACGCCAACGCACCAATTGAACTCGCGCGGCTTCTTGTACGAGCCCGTCAGATATACACGGAACATGTGCAGCCACACGGTGATAATCATCAGGTGCGCGCCCCAGCGGTGCATGTTGCGCAGGAGCTTGCCGAAAGGAACATCGTGCTCCAGGTACAGCACGTCGCGGAAGGCTTGAATCTTTGACGGATGGTAGTAGAACATCAGCAGGATGCCGGTGAAGGTGAGCACAATGAACAAGTAGAACGAGATGCCGCCCATGCCCCAGGTGTAGCTGTAGCGCACGGCATCGCGGTTGATGCGCGCCGGGTGCAGGTGCAGGAATACGTTGGAGATGACGCCCAGCGACCGGCTGCGCGGCGTCTCATCGTGCTTCACGCGGAAGACGGACTTGTAGAGCTGCGTTTTTTCCGGCTGCTTCAGGGCTTTGATGTCCTGGTCTAGCTTTTCCTTGAACGGCTCAAGCTCCACCTTGACGCGATCGAGCAGGCCTGCCGCGGTTTTCGGTTCGCCAGGATTCTCGTCTTGTCCGGGGATATTCTGTTGTTCGTCTGCCATCCGGCATTCTCCTCGCCGTGTTTCCCAATCAGAGCCCCGACCGCCAGGGAGGGGGCACCTTCACCTATTTATCACTGCGCCCGTTCTATCACTGTTAGTTGAACGTGCCCCCTCCCTGGCGGTGGGGGCTCTGATGCACCATCCTGAAAAACGCTTTACACGCCGCGCAGGATCGCGCCATCATCGCCAAATTGGTCCACGCCACGGAACGGATCGCGGACATACAAGCGTGCCGTATCGACCACAATCTGCCCGCCAGGATTCAGCACAACATGCGCGCGATCCATCGGACGCGGTGCCGGGCCTTCAAAGTTTACGCCCTCGTTGTCATAACCGCTGCCGTGGCAGGGGCACTTGAACTTGTTCTCGCCATCCTTCCAGTCTGGCGTGCAGCCGAGATGCGTGCAGCGCGCATAGATGACAAAAAGTCCTTCGCTGTTGCGCACCACCCAGATGCGGGCATTCTGCTGGAAGCGCGTGTCCACGCCATAGGAAAAGTCCGAGGGGTAGCCGAGGATGAAGCTGGTCTTGGGCTCGAACAGCGCGCGCGGGAAAAAGAAGCGCAGAAACATCAGCAGGTCCACTGTGAAGAAGGTGAGCAGCGACGCGGTAACCAAGCGGCGGCGAACCTTGATGACTTCCTTGGGAGTTGGCTTGGGTGTGGACTTGGGAGTTTCTTTATTCGCGCCGCTATCCGCGACGGCGACCTGTCCGGCCTGAGTCTCTGGCTCGCTCATAACTCTCGTGGTCCCCTTCTGCCCGCCTTGCCCGGAAAGCACTGCGGCGCGGGGGCGAGGAAGAATGTCAACTTGCTGGGTTAGTGATAAATCCGTTGCTCAAAGAGATCTATTTTCATCCGTCTCCTGCTTGCCTGTCAAGTGTTTGGGGGCGTTGACGCCGAAATAATTCGGTGTGCCACGGTGGAGCGATCCGAGCCGCGACAGTTATGGAGCGTCCACGATAACCGTGTGCGCGACCAAGTCCCGCTCAGGCGCATTCCAGCTTTCCGACAAGACTCGACCGGGATCAGAGTTCATGTTTCCGTGCATCGTGGACGCTCCATAACCGTCGCGGCTCGGATGGCCCAACAAAAATGGGAGGCTCGTGGCTCCCATTCTTGGTTAGGTTGTTGGGTTTGACTAGAACGTAAACTTCACGCCAAAGCGTCCGCGGAATCCCGGCGACCAGATCGCATCCATGCCATAGCGCGGGTCTTTGGCGCCGACTGCCGCACGGCCATCAGCGGTATTGGCAACCAAAGCCTGGTAATCGTAACCCTTAAAGAGGTCTGTAGTGGCCAGATTGATAAAGGAAGTGGCACGGACTGCGCCGCCGCCGCCGCGGTTGTAATAGTTGTAGAGGTAGCGAACCGACTTCTGGTTGAAGAGGTTCTCCATATTGAATTCAAAGGAGAGCTTCTTGGTCTCCGTGATGCTGAACTGGTGGTTGACGTTCACGTCGGTGCGGCTCAACAACGGAGTGCGGCCCATGTCGCCACGGCCGTTCACCATGAGTTCCGTCTGGTTTGTGCTGGTAACGTACGTGGTCATGGGCGTGCCGCTGGCGATGCTCCAAAGCGGGCTGATGGTGGTGCGGCCCATCCTGCCTGTGCCCCAGTTCAAATCCTTGGCTGCATAAATCTTGAACTGATGCGGACGGTCGGTAGGCAGTCGCCCTTGCACATCCAGATTGCCCTTCGAGTCAAACAGCAGTTCATCAATGTCATAGGCGCGATTCACGTTGCCGGCCTGGCGAACGATGGTGCCGCCGGAATCACCAACTGAGGGAGAGGTTACCCCAACTGTGGGCGGACGGACTTCCTCGGAGGCCGCGACGCCGGAGTAGTTGCCATACAGTCGGCTCAACACGTAGCTGGAATTCACCGACCAGCCACCACTGAAGCGCCGGTCAAACTCTAACTCCATGGCGTTGTACGTGCGCTTCGCCTTGGGAGTCGGGATTGACTGCCGGGTCCCGCCGGATGCCGGGAAGACCGTGGAGTCGCCTTCGCCGAGGTTGCCGTAGAAGTAAGTTTCGTCGCCATTGGCATCGAGCGCGCCGATATCTTCAATGGTGCGGTTCAGCTTGTTGAAGACGTAGTAGGCGGAGAACGCGGTGTTGTTGTTGAACTGATAATCAAAACCGGCATTCAATGCGTCGGAACTCATGGCCTTAATTTCTGGATCGATATGATCAAATCCGTAGACGCGGCGATTGCGGAATCGTGTGGCCGTTCCGGGGTTCCAAATGTCGCGTCCGGGCAGGTTGGCAGGATTGATTGCGGTGCCACTAAGGCCAAACGCGTTGGGAGAATCGAGCGTGCGGTAGTAGATGTTCCAGATTTCCGCGCCAAACGTGCCGCGGGAGAGTTCGTACTTGACCCAATCATAGAAGCGTCCCCAGCTGCCTGCAATCTTCAGGCGGCCGTCGCCGAAGGCGTCATAAGCAATGCCCAGGCGGGGGGCGATCTTGTCCGTGTAGTCAAACTTGAAAGCAAAGTCCTGAACCTGGCGCTGGAAGGAAGGAACAGTTTCCTTCTCAAAACGGAGACCTAAGTTTAGGGTCAACCTAGGCGTGATTTTCCAGCGATCTTGCGCGTAGATGTTGCCGATGCTGGCGCCGGTCGTGCCGCGGGTGGCCAACTCGTTGTACTCGTAGTAGCCGTACGTGCCGCGGCAATTTGCAGCATTGGCCGCCTGCGTGCAAGAGGAAGTTCCAACGCCCGGAAACGTGCTTCCCCAGAACATCCAAAAATAGCCGCCGCTGGGATATGCATCATCCACCTTGTTTACGTTCTTCATGGTCCCGGTTCCCAACTTCAAATCGTGGTTACCGGCCATGTCAACGTTTACGCCGAGGTCTGCCTGAATCATGCTGCGCGTGCTGATCTCCGAGAAACGCTGGCGCAGGCGGGGAGTATTTGAAAATGAGACGCCGCCGCGCTCGGTAGGCGCGATGTTTGCTTCCAAAGCCCCCAGCGAGCTTGTCGGAGTGCGGTATTCAACGGCAGAGTTTCCCGGGATGCCGGTGTCCTTGAAGTTATCCCAGAAACGGCCGCCACGCACGGTGAGTACCATGCGATTGCTAAGTGTCAGGTTAATTTCTCCGCTCATGGAGGACTTTGGATTGAAATAGCCGATCTGCTTGTTGATTACGGAGGAGGCCAGAGTATCAACCACTCCGTTGGGTGATTATGTACTTTACACAAGGTAGCCATTCCGCCATACTCGCTTCGGTTTATCGGCATGGGCGATCTGCTTTAGTTTGTCCCGTACTTTCTTCGGAAACACACTCGCCAACAACTCTTCGTCATTCATTTCGGATGCCTTTTTCTTGCTCTTTCTAGGAGACATATGGACACCATGAAAAGTATGGATTTAATGAAACTGATGGAAGCATTCGACACCGAAGAGGAATGCCGCACGAAACTAGAACAGTTGCGTTGGCCGAACGGGATTGCTTGCCCGCGTTGCAGCAGCGATAAGATTTCCCGCATACAAAAGCGCGGCCAGTTCGATTGTGATTCATGCCGTTACCAATTCTCCGTCCTGAGCGGGACCATCTTTCATGATACTCACCTGCCATTGCCGAAGTGGTTTGCCGCTGCCTATTTGATGTGCGAATCCAAAAAGGGAATCTCTGCCAATCAACTCAAGCGCACGCTGGCTGTAAGCTACAAGACGGCCTGGTATCTGTGCCATCGCATTCGCAAGGCTATGGAAGAGACCGCACAGGCTCAATTGGAAGGCACGGTAGAAGTTGACGAGACCTACATCGGTGGAGCCTATGACAAACGGCGCAAGCGCGCCCCGTGGCAAAAGCCAGCGGTCATGGGCATGATTCAGCGTGACGGAAAGTTTGAAGCACGGACCATTCTAACCGCCAGCAAACAAATTCTCATCGGCATCATCAAGCAGCGCGTCTCTGAGAAGGCCACGGTCTATACGGACCAATACCGCGCTTACAGTTCTCTGAAAAAGACGCACAAGCATGACACCGTGAATCACTCCGCCGAAGAGTGGGTACGCGGCAAGGTTCATACGAACACTATTGAAAGCGCGTGGTCCCTGTTCAATCGTTCGATCATCGGCTCCTACCATAAGTTGAGCACCAAGCATCTTGATGCTTATCTGAACGAGTTTGAATGGCGCTTCAATAATCGGCATAATCCTTACCTATTCAGGGACACCCTCACGAAGCTAGTCTCAGCAACGGCAATGCCATACGAGAAACTAACTGCCTAAAGTTCTATTGCATTAGCTTTACTTCGCATCTATCGGCATTCCCCCCTAGAAAAAATACGAGCGGGGAGTTTGGGGTCCATGCCGGAGAGCCGAGAGATAGCAGGACATCCCCGCTTGGGGT is drawn from Acidobacteriota bacterium and contains these coding sequences:
- a CDS encoding cytochrome C, which gives rise to MDWHQLWTIISTPDNVPIASLLLLVPFYAWYGLRQSFANDRLIEQLEADPVMAKTHHRKTFPYKPEWPKEVHVWPFLLRIEFLAALIVTIILFIWSITLNAPLEEPANPSLTMNPSKAPWYFLGLQEMLVYFDPWMAGVILPTVIIIGLMAIPYIDINPLGNGYYTYKQRRFALWTFNFGFLGLWVLMVIIGTFIRGPGWMWFWPGMTWDHSRLVFELNRDLHDLVGITSMPGKVIFGGIAMGAYVALSGWACHKLILLTEFSRKVYERMTLLQYITMQALLVLMLLLPAKMILRHLFRIKYIWVTPWFNI
- a CDS encoding cytochrome B6; amino-acid sequence: MADEQQNIPGQDENPGEPKTAAGLLDRVKVELEPFKEKLDQDIKALKQPEKTQLYKSVFRVKHDETPRSRSLGVISNVFLHLHPARINRDAVRYSYTWGMGGISFYLFIVLTFTGILLMFYYHPSKIQAFRDVLYLEHDVPFGKLLRNMHRWGAHLMIITVWLHMFRVYLTGSYKKPREFNWCVGVILLVLTQLLSFTGYLLPDDQLGFWAVTVGTNMARASPMLGSEGPLGPEIGMTPFNDVRFALLGGSIVDSNALLRAYIWHCVAIPVVVSTFLVVHFWRVRKDGGISGPSPVMLEKEIRWDRLDESTVKGRG
- a CDS encoding Rieske (2Fe-2S) protein, with the translated sequence MSEPETQAGQVAVADSGANKETPKSTPKPTPKEVIKVRRRLVTASLLTFFTVDLLMFLRFFFPRALFEPKTSFILGYPSDFSYGVDTRFQQNARIWVVRNSEGLFVIYARCTHLGCTPDWKDGENKFKCPCHGSGYDNEGVNFEGPAPRPMDRAHVVLNPGGQIVVDTARLYVRDPFRGVDQFGDDGAILRGV
- a CDS encoding TonB-dependent receptor, whose translation is MVDTLASSVINKQIGYFNPKSSMSGEINLTLSNRMVLTVRGGRFWDNFKDTGIPGNSAVEYRTPTSSLGALEANIAPTERGGVSFSNTPRLRQRFSEISTRSMIQADLGVNVDMAGNHDLKLGTGTMKNVNKVDDAYPSGGYFWMFWGSTFPGVGTSSCTQAANAANCRGTYGYYEYNELATRGTTGASIGNIYAQDRWKITPRLTLNLGLRFEKETVPSFQRQVQDFAFKFDYTDKIAPRLGIAYDAFGDGRLKIAGSWGRFYDWVKYELSRGTFGAEIWNIYYRTLDSPNAFGLSGTAINPANLPGRDIWNPGTATRFRNRRVYGFDHIDPEIKAMSSDALNAGFDYQFNNNTAFSAYYVFNKLNRTIEDIGALDANGDETYFYGNLGEGDSTVFPASGGTRQSIPTPKAKRTYNAMELEFDRRFSGGWSVNSSYVLSRLYGNYSGVAASEEVRPPTVGVTSPSVGDSGGTIVRQAGNVNRAYDIDELLFDSKGNLDVQGRLPTDRPHQFKIYAAKDLNWGTGRMGRTTISPLWSIASGTPMTTYVTSTNQTELMVNGRGDMGRTPLLSRTDVNVNHQFSITETKKLSFEFNMENLFNQKSVRYLYNYYNRGGGGAVRATSFINLATTDLFKGYDYQALVANTADGRAAVGAKDPRYGMDAIWSPGFRGRFGVKFTF
- a CDS encoding IS1595 family transposase, producing MDTMKSMDLMKLMEAFDTEEECRTKLEQLRWPNGIACPRCSSDKISRIQKRGQFDCDSCRYQFSVLSGTIFHDTHLPLPKWFAAAYLMCESKKGISANQLKRTLAVSYKTAWYLCHRIRKAMEETAQAQLEGTVEVDETYIGGAYDKRRKRAPWQKPAVMGMIQRDGKFEARTILTASKQILIGIIKQRVSEKATVYTDQYRAYSSLKKTHKHDTVNHSAEEWVRGKVHTNTIESAWSLFNRSIIGSYHKLSTKHLDAYLNEFEWRFNNRHNPYLFRDTLTKLVSATAMPYEKLTA